The following coding sequences are from one Ancylobacter sp. TS-1 window:
- the metH gene encoding methionine synthase: MTAKPADTLDALNAAARERILVLDGAMGTMIQQLKLDEAGYRGERFKAWNRDLKGNNDLLNLTLPDAVRDIHLAYFMAGADIVETNTFSGTTIAMADYGMESLVREINFEGARLAKEAARLAEQKDGRRRFVAGAIGPTNRTASISPDVNDPGFRATSFDELATAYGEQAAALLDGGADLLLIETIFDTLNAKAAVFAIERLFAERGIRVPVMISGTITDLSGRTLSGQTPEAFWNSLRHAQPFSIGLNCALGAKEMRAHIDALSRIADTLVCAYPNAGLPNEFGLYDESPAAMARLVGEFAASGLVNIVGGCCGTTPDHIRAIADAVAPHAPRIIPEIEPMLRLSGLEPFELTPIIPFVNVGERTNVTGSARFRKLITNGDYTAALAVARDQVENGAQVIDINMDEGLLDSEKAMVTFLNLLAAEPDIARVPVMVDSSKWSVIEAGLKCIQGKGIVNSISMKEGEEAFRHHARLVRAYGAAVVVMAFDEKGQADTYERKVEICSRAYRILVDEVGFPPEDIIFDPNIFAVATGIEEHAGYGVAFIEATRAIRQQLPHAHISGGVSNLSFSFRGNEQVREAMHAVFLYHAISAGMDMGIVNAGQLAPYSEIEPELREACEDVVLNRRDDATERLLALAERFKGGGREKKEADLTWRTWPVEKRLEHALVNGITEFVEVDTEEARLSVARPLHVIEGPLMAGMNVVGDLFGAGKMFLPQVVKSARVMKQAVAYLMPFMEQEKLDNGTTEDSSAGKVLMATVKGDVHDIGKNIVGVVLQCNNYEVIDLGVMVPTAKILEAAREHKVDVIGLSGLITPSLDEMVHVASEMEREGFSVPLLIGGATTSRVHTAVKIAPQYVRGQAVYVTDASRAVGVVSNLLNDNTRADYVANLRAEYAKVADAHAKSDRNKVRVKLEDARANRLALDFNGYQAPVPTFLGTRVFDEYDLGELVPYIDWTPFFQSWELTGQYPRILDDEKVGVAARALYDDARKMLDKIVAEKWLTARAVVGFWPAGAVGDDIVLFEDDARAAELATLHTLRQQMAKREGRTNLALADFIAPTSTGVPDYVGGFCVSTGFGEHERSEAFKAAHDDYSAILLKALADRLAEAFAERMHERVRREFWAYAPDEVLDNQNLIQENYRGIRPAPGYPAQPDHTEKATLFKLLDATSKIGVELTESFAMWPGAAVSGLYFAHPDASYFGVGRIERDQVEDYAARKGMSVEEAERWLAPVLNYDPLTYRSVAAE; this comes from the coding sequence ATGACCGCCAAGCCCGCCGACACCCTCGACGCCCTTAACGCCGCCGCGCGCGAGCGCATTCTCGTGCTCGACGGCGCCATGGGAACAATGATCCAGCAATTGAAGCTGGACGAGGCCGGCTATCGCGGGGAGCGGTTCAAGGCGTGGAACCGCGACCTCAAGGGCAATAACGACCTGCTCAACCTGACGCTGCCGGATGCGGTGCGCGACATCCACCTCGCCTATTTCATGGCGGGGGCCGACATCGTCGAGACCAACACCTTCTCCGGCACCACCATCGCCATGGCCGATTACGGCATGGAGAGCCTCGTCCGCGAGATCAATTTCGAGGGCGCCAGGCTCGCCAAGGAGGCCGCGCGTCTCGCGGAGCAGAAGGACGGACGCCGCCGCTTCGTCGCCGGCGCCATCGGCCCGACCAACCGCACGGCCTCGATCTCGCCCGACGTCAACGATCCCGGCTTCCGCGCCACCTCGTTCGACGAGTTGGCCACCGCCTATGGCGAGCAGGCCGCCGCGCTGCTCGACGGCGGCGCGGACCTCCTGCTGATCGAGACCATCTTCGACACGCTGAACGCCAAGGCGGCGGTGTTCGCCATCGAGCGCCTGTTCGCCGAGCGCGGCATCCGCGTGCCGGTGATGATCTCCGGCACCATCACCGACCTGTCGGGCCGCACCCTGTCCGGCCAGACGCCGGAGGCGTTCTGGAACTCGCTGCGCCATGCCCAGCCCTTCTCCATCGGGCTGAACTGCGCGCTGGGCGCCAAGGAGATGCGCGCCCATATCGACGCGCTCTCGCGCATCGCGGACACCCTTGTCTGCGCCTATCCCAATGCCGGCCTGCCCAACGAGTTCGGCCTCTATGACGAGAGCCCGGCGGCGATGGCAAGGCTGGTCGGCGAGTTCGCCGCCTCGGGGCTGGTGAACATCGTCGGCGGCTGCTGCGGCACCACGCCGGACCATATCCGCGCGATTGCCGACGCGGTGGCCCCGCACGCGCCGCGCATCATCCCCGAGATCGAGCCGATGCTGCGGCTGTCGGGGCTGGAGCCGTTCGAGCTCACCCCGATCATCCCCTTCGTCAATGTCGGCGAGCGCACCAACGTCACCGGCTCGGCCCGCTTCCGCAAGCTCATCACCAATGGCGACTACACCGCCGCGCTCGCGGTGGCGCGCGACCAGGTGGAGAACGGCGCGCAGGTCATCGACATCAACATGGACGAGGGCCTGCTCGATTCCGAGAAGGCGATGGTGACGTTCCTCAACCTGCTCGCCGCCGAGCCGGACATCGCCCGCGTGCCGGTCATGGTCGACTCTTCCAAGTGGAGCGTCATCGAGGCCGGACTGAAGTGCATCCAGGGCAAGGGCATCGTCAATTCGATCTCCATGAAGGAGGGTGAGGAGGCGTTCCGCCACCATGCCCGCCTCGTGCGCGCCTATGGCGCCGCCGTGGTGGTCATGGCCTTCGACGAGAAGGGCCAGGCCGACACCTATGAGCGCAAGGTCGAGATCTGCTCGCGCGCCTACCGCATCCTCGTCGACGAGGTTGGCTTCCCGCCCGAGGACATCATCTTCGACCCCAACATCTTCGCGGTGGCGACCGGCATCGAGGAGCATGCGGGCTATGGCGTCGCCTTCATCGAGGCGACCCGCGCCATCCGCCAGCAGCTTCCGCACGCCCATATCTCGGGCGGCGTGTCGAACCTGTCCTTCTCATTCCGCGGCAACGAGCAGGTGCGCGAGGCGATGCACGCCGTGTTCCTGTATCACGCCATCTCGGCGGGCATGGACATGGGCATCGTCAATGCCGGCCAGCTCGCGCCCTATTCCGAGATCGAGCCGGAACTGCGCGAGGCCTGCGAGGACGTGGTGCTCAACCGCCGCGACGACGCCACCGAGCGCCTGCTGGCGCTGGCCGAGCGCTTCAAGGGCGGCGGCCGCGAGAAGAAGGAGGCCGATCTCACCTGGCGCACATGGCCGGTCGAGAAGCGTCTGGAGCACGCCCTCGTCAACGGCATCACCGAGTTCGTCGAGGTGGACACCGAGGAGGCGCGCCTGTCCGTCGCCCGGCCGCTGCACGTCATCGAGGGGCCGCTGATGGCCGGCATGAACGTGGTCGGCGACCTGTTCGGCGCCGGCAAGATGTTCCTGCCGCAGGTGGTGAAGTCGGCGCGCGTGATGAAGCAGGCGGTGGCCTATCTCATGCCCTTCATGGAGCAGGAGAAGCTCGACAACGGCACGACGGAGGATTCCTCGGCCGGCAAGGTGCTGATGGCGACCGTGAAGGGCGACGTGCACGACATCGGCAAGAACATCGTCGGCGTCGTGCTCCAGTGCAACAATTACGAGGTGATCGACCTCGGCGTGATGGTGCCGACGGCGAAGATCCTGGAGGCGGCGCGCGAGCACAAGGTCGACGTGATCGGCCTGTCCGGGCTCATCACCCCCTCGCTCGACGAGATGGTCCACGTCGCCTCCGAAATGGAGCGCGAGGGGTTTTCCGTGCCGCTGCTGATCGGCGGGGCGACGACGTCGCGCGTCCACACGGCGGTGAAGATCGCCCCGCAATATGTGCGCGGGCAGGCGGTCTACGTCACCGATGCCAGCCGCGCGGTGGGCGTGGTCTCGAACCTCCTGAACGACAACACCCGGGCCGACTATGTCGCCAATCTGCGCGCCGAATACGCCAAGGTCGCCGACGCCCACGCCAAGTCCGACCGCAACAAGGTGCGCGTGAAGCTGGAGGATGCTCGCGCCAACCGGCTGGCGCTGGACTTCAACGGCTACCAAGCGCCGGTGCCGACCTTCCTCGGCACGCGGGTGTTCGACGAGTACGATCTCGGCGAGCTGGTGCCCTATATCGACTGGACGCCGTTCTTCCAGTCCTGGGAGCTGACCGGCCAGTACCCGCGCATTCTCGACGACGAGAAGGTGGGTGTCGCCGCACGCGCGCTCTATGATGACGCCCGCAAGATGCTCGACAAGATCGTCGCCGAGAAGTGGCTCACCGCCCGCGCGGTGGTCGGTTTCTGGCCGGCCGGCGCGGTGGGCGACGACATCGTGCTGTTCGAGGACGACGCCCGCGCCGCCGAGCTCGCCACGCTCCATACGCTTCGCCAGCAGATGGCCAAGCGCGAGGGGCGCACCAATCTGGCGCTGGCCGATTTCATCGCCCCGACCTCCACCGGCGTGCCCGATTATGTCGGCGGGTTCTGCGTCTCGACCGGCTTCGGCGAGCATGAGCGCTCGGAAGCCTTCAAGGCGGCGCATGACGACTATTCCGCGATTCTTCTCAAGGCCTTGGCGGACCGTCTTGCGGAAGCGTTCGCGGAGCGGATGCACGAGCGCGTCCGGCGCGAATTCTGGGCTTATGCGCCGGATGAAGTCCTTGATAATCAGAATCTGATTCAGGAAAACTACCGCGGCATCCGCCCCGCGCCGGGCTATCCGGCGCAGCCCGACCACACGGAAAAGGCGACTCTTTTCAAGCTGCTCGACGCGACTTCGAAGATCGGAGTCGAGTTGACCGAGAGCTTCGCCATGTGGCCCGGCGCGGCGGTGTCGGGGCTCTACTTCGCCCATCCCGACGCTTCCTATTTCGGTGTCGGGCGGATCGAGCGCGATCAGGTCGAGGACTACGCCGCCCGCAAGGGAATGAGCGTGGAGGAGGCCGAGCGCTGGCTGGCGCCGGTGCTCAATTACGACCCGCTGACCTACCGGTCGGTGGCGGCCGAGTAG
- a CDS encoding diguanylate cyclase — protein MAARPSTGPMRGATFLLVVNFFIGLSFAAAFLGVSWRSRAGLGRWCAAGFLCAAATVAVEALAPLLPSERQISLISSTLLLAAVTLVAIGVTRHYRPAESIRPLLAAFIVAEALNLSLRPGLPRESLAHALIYQWPYALMLGIAAGVVITARRRRMTDAALAGVLVACALHFLAKGLLPLVDGLRAPDVRDYILSVYAYYSQTFGAVLSLLLGLSLLGVIVAEAVLALQRDSLSGALNRSAFIERAEAALAALPPGRTACLVMSDLDHFKSVNDRFGHAAGDEVIAAFGAVLIAAAGEAGLCGRLGGEEFCLLLPEAGPDAACDRVEAIQAALAGLGFERLPPGERVTASFGVAPARRGIAFDAVLVEADMALYAAKQAGRDRYVLAGETVAGGGSFRIAGAPARPF, from the coding sequence ATGGCTGCTCGACCTTCGACGGGACCGATGCGCGGCGCCACTTTTCTTCTCGTCGTCAATTTCTTCATCGGCCTGTCCTTCGCCGCCGCCTTCCTCGGCGTGTCGTGGCGCTCGCGCGCCGGGCTCGGCCGCTGGTGCGCGGCCGGCTTTCTGTGCGCGGCGGCCACCGTCGCGGTGGAAGCGCTGGCGCCGCTGCTGCCATCGGAGCGGCAGATCTCGCTGATCTCCTCGACGCTGCTTCTGGCCGCCGTCACCCTCGTCGCCATCGGCGTCACGCGGCACTACCGGCCGGCGGAGTCGATCCGGCCGCTTCTCGCGGCCTTCATCGTCGCCGAGGCGCTCAACCTCTCGCTCCGCCCCGGCCTGCCGCGCGAATCGCTCGCCCATGCGCTGATCTACCAATGGCCCTACGCGCTCATGCTGGGGATCGCGGCCGGCGTGGTCATCACCGCCCGCCGGCGCCGGATGACCGATGCCGCGCTGGCCGGCGTGCTGGTCGCCTGCGCGCTGCATTTCCTCGCCAAGGGGCTGCTGCCGCTGGTGGACGGGCTGCGCGCGCCGGACGTGCGCGACTATATTCTGAGCGTCTATGCCTACTACTCGCAGACTTTCGGCGCGGTGCTCTCGCTGCTGCTCGGCCTCTCCCTTCTAGGCGTCATCGTCGCCGAGGCGGTGCTGGCGCTGCAGCGCGATTCGCTTTCCGGCGCGCTGAACCGCTCCGCCTTCATCGAGCGGGCCGAGGCCGCGCTGGCGGCGCTCCCGCCCGGGCGCACGGCCTGCCTCGTCATGAGCGACCTCGATCATTTCAAGTCGGTCAACGACCGCTTCGGCCACGCGGCCGGCGACGAGGTGATCGCGGCGTTCGGCGCCGTGCTGATCGCGGCGGCGGGCGAGGCTGGCCTGTGCGGCCGGCTCGGCGGCGAGGAGTTTTGCCTGCTGCTGCCGGAGGCGGGGCCCGACGCCGCCTGCGACCGGGTCGAGGCGATCCAGGCGGCGCTGGCGGGGCTCGGCTTCGAGCGCCTGCCGCCGGGGGAGCGGGTGACGGCCAGCTTCGGCGTGGCGCCCGCCCGGCGCGGCATCGCCTTCGACGCCGTGCTTGTCGAGGCCGACATGGCGCTCTACGCCGCCAAGCAGGCCGGCCGTGACCGCTACGTGCTGGCCGGGGAAACGGTGGCCGGGGGCGGGTCCTTCCGCATTGCCGGCGCCCCGGCGCGCCCCTTCTGA
- a CDS encoding amidase: MTEMLSAAALAQAVRSGHLSPVDVAERCAATIRAREDDIRAFASLDLDALLTAAKAPGLAQTPLAGLPLGVKDILDTVDFPTERGSPLYAGYRPVSDAAVVRMALRAGGLIAGKTVTTEFAFMTPSVTRNPRRITHTPGGSSAGSAAAVAAGMLPITFGTQTGGSIIRPAGYCGVTGYKPSFKLLPVLGLKPFSWSLDTIGLFGAHVADVAFAAGALTGRDFSFDDDAPAPRLAVVRTPRAHLATPDAHAALEAAAAAAGRAGAHLRDIELPEALEAGDAATVPLQAYEAALAFADEWDRHRDALSPTLATYLEAAARVTPEEYDAARRAARRARYALADLFADFDAVLTFSTTGEAPEGLGSTGSPVFNRLWTLSGAPCVNVTGMTGATGMPLGIQLVGRFGRDRQTLTLARFLERAIADA, translated from the coding sequence ATGACCGAGATGCTCTCCGCTGCCGCCCTCGCCCAGGCCGTTCGCTCCGGCCACCTCTCCCCGGTCGATGTCGCCGAACGCTGCGCCGCGACGATCCGCGCGCGCGAGGACGACATCCGCGCCTTCGCCAGCCTCGATCTCGACGCGCTGCTGACCGCCGCCAAGGCACCCGGGCTCGCGCAGACGCCGCTCGCCGGCCTGCCGCTCGGCGTGAAGGACATTCTCGACACGGTGGACTTTCCCACCGAACGCGGCTCGCCGCTCTATGCCGGCTATCGCCCGGTCTCGGATGCCGCCGTGGTGCGCATGGCGCTGCGCGCCGGCGGGCTCATCGCCGGCAAGACCGTCACCACCGAATTCGCCTTCATGACGCCCAGCGTCACCCGCAACCCGCGCCGTATCACCCACACGCCGGGCGGCTCGTCCGCCGGCTCGGCGGCGGCGGTGGCGGCCGGCATGCTGCCGATCACCTTCGGTACCCAGACCGGCGGCTCGATCATCCGCCCGGCCGGCTATTGCGGTGTCACCGGCTACAAGCCCTCCTTCAAGCTGCTCCCCGTTCTGGGGCTCAAGCCTTTCTCCTGGTCGCTCGACACGATCGGCCTGTTCGGCGCCCATGTCGCCGACGTCGCCTTCGCCGCCGGGGCGCTCACCGGCCGCGACTTCAGCTTCGACGACGACGCGCCGGCGCCGCGCCTGGCGGTCGTGCGCACGCCGCGCGCCCATCTGGCCACCCCCGACGCCCACGCCGCGCTCGAGGCGGCGGCGGCCGCCGCCGGACGGGCGGGCGCGCATCTGCGCGATATCGAACTGCCGGAGGCGCTGGAGGCCGGCGACGCCGCCACCGTGCCGCTGCAGGCCTACGAGGCCGCGCTCGCCTTCGCCGACGAGTGGGACCGCCACCGCGACGCGCTCTCGCCGACGCTCGCCACCTATCTCGAAGCCGCCGCGCGCGTCACGCCCGAGGAATACGACGCCGCCCGCCGCGCCGCCCGCCGCGCCCGCTACGCGCTCGCCGACCTGTTCGCCGATTTCGACGCGGTGCTGACCTTCTCCACCACCGGCGAGGCACCGGAAGGGCTGGGCTCCACCGGCTCGCCGGTCTTCAACCGGCTATGGACGCTGAGCGGGGCGCCCTGCGTCAACGTTACCGGCATGACCGGCGCGACCGGCATGCCGCTCGGCATCCAGCTCGTCGGCCGCTTCGGCCGCGACCGGCAGACGCTGACCCTGGCGCGCTTCCTGGAGCGGGCGATCGCGGACGCCTGA
- a CDS encoding PhzF family phenazine biosynthesis protein codes for MARRFVVLDVFTDRTLSGNPLAVVLDTEGLDGNHMQAITREFNLSETVFILKPQEEGSRAKLRIFTINHELPFAGHPTVGAAVLLAIRDGVETSTDFVLEENVGPVACHVTVRRERSGSATFTVPRIPEIIDAAPMSREACAQALGLDTSDIGFDDYGPVVASAGVPFVCVPLASRSALARISPSAARLISTFGGGADSVYVFCRDEDGEGDFRARMFAANMGIDEDPATGSAAASLAAVLLAGEKPGDGFHAYDILQGVEMGRPSLVRLGLQVTGGALAAVTIGGGAVIVSEGVIHV; via the coding sequence ATGGCACGCCGCTTCGTTGTCCTCGACGTCTTCACCGACCGGACGCTGTCCGGCAACCCGCTGGCCGTCGTGCTCGATACCGAGGGGCTCGACGGCAACCACATGCAGGCTATCACCCGCGAGTTCAATCTCTCGGAGACGGTCTTCATCCTGAAGCCGCAGGAAGAGGGCAGCCGGGCCAAGCTGCGCATCTTCACCATCAACCACGAACTGCCCTTCGCCGGGCATCCGACGGTGGGCGCGGCGGTGCTGCTGGCGATCCGCGACGGGGTGGAGACCTCGACCGACTTCGTGCTGGAGGAGAATGTCGGGCCGGTGGCCTGCCATGTCACCGTGCGGCGCGAGCGCTCGGGCAGCGCCACCTTCACCGTGCCGCGCATCCCCGAGATCATCGACGCCGCGCCGATGAGCCGGGAAGCCTGCGCGCAGGCGCTCGGCCTCGACACCTCCGACATCGGCTTCGACGATTACGGGCCGGTCGTCGCCTCGGCGGGCGTGCCCTTCGTCTGCGTGCCGCTGGCCTCGCGCTCGGCGCTCGCCCGCATTAGCCCGAGCGCGGCGCGGCTGATCTCGACCTTCGGCGGCGGGGCGGATTCGGTTTACGTGTTCTGCCGCGACGAGGACGGCGAGGGCGATTTCCGCGCCCGCATGTTCGCCGCGAACATGGGCATCGACGAGGACCCGGCCACCGGCTCGGCGGCGGCCTCGCTGGCGGCGGTGCTGCTGGCCGGCGAGAAGCCGGGCGACGGCTTCCACGCCTACGACATATTGCAGGGCGTCGAGATGGGGCGCCCGAGCCTGGTGCGCCTCGGCCTGCAGGTGACGGGCGGGGCGCTGGCCGCCGTCACCATCGGCGGCGGCGCGGTGATCGTCTCGGAAGGCGTCATCCATGTGTGA
- the pdxY gene encoding pyridoxal kinase PdxY → MNILSIQSWVAYGHVGNASAMFPIQRLGHEVWGLHTVQFSNHTGYGAWRGEVFGAGLIRDLVGGIEERGVLPRCDGVLSGYMGSAEIGDAILDTVGRVKAANSAAHYCCDPVIGDVGRGIFVRPGIPEFMRERAVPAADIITPNQFELDYLAGRETTTLEGALAACDAVHATGPRVIMVTSLHTEDTPTDSIDLVASGPDGRFRVRTPKLDISVNGAGDAIAALFFVHWKATHSTAEALSKAASSAYGLLARTAAAGSREILTVAAQDEFVTPSRVFTPEKI, encoded by the coding sequence ATGAACATCCTCTCGATCCAGTCCTGGGTTGCCTACGGCCATGTGGGCAATGCTTCCGCCATGTTTCCCATCCAGCGCCTCGGCCACGAGGTGTGGGGGCTGCACACGGTGCAGTTCTCCAACCATACCGGCTACGGCGCCTGGCGCGGCGAGGTGTTCGGCGCCGGGCTGATCCGCGATCTCGTCGGCGGCATCGAGGAGCGCGGCGTGCTGCCGCGCTGCGACGGCGTGCTGTCGGGCTACATGGGCTCGGCCGAGATCGGCGATGCCATCCTCGACACGGTGGGCCGGGTGAAGGCCGCCAATTCCGCCGCGCATTACTGCTGCGACCCTGTCATCGGCGATGTCGGGCGCGGCATCTTCGTGCGGCCGGGCATTCCCGAATTCATGCGCGAGCGGGCGGTGCCGGCGGCCGACATCATCACGCCGAACCAGTTCGAGCTCGACTACCTCGCCGGCCGCGAGACCACCACGCTTGAAGGGGCGCTCGCGGCCTGCGACGCGGTGCATGCGACCGGCCCCCGTGTCATCATGGTCACGAGCCTGCACACGGAGGACACGCCGACCGATTCGATCGACCTCGTGGCCTCCGGCCCGGATGGACGCTTCCGCGTGCGCACGCCGAAGCTGGACATCTCGGTGAACGGGGCGGGCGATGCCATCGCGGCGCTGTTCTTCGTGCACTGGAAGGCGACGCACTCGACCGCCGAGGCGCTGTCGAAGGCCGCGTCCTCGGCCTATGGCTTGCTTGCCCGAACGGCGGCGGCGGGATCGCGCGAGATCCTGACCGTTGCCGCCCAGGATGAATTCGTCACGCCGTCTCGCGTCTTCACGCCGGAGAAGATCTGA
- a CDS encoding outer membrane protein, whose protein sequence is MRIKTVLLGGAAAVALAGPTLAADLPYPVKAPAVAYVPAFSWTGLYLGGNVGYGWGDGSAPWDNYLAWHYAGWDSIAANGGSDPTGWFGGGQIGYNYQLSNNVVLGAEADFQFGSLTDRLNYTAADIGLDDQDFGSIDTKIESFGTVRARLGYAMDRFLPYVTGGLAWGNVKVSEQWSSYTGGVYDPFWSGSASKTETLWGWTIGGGLEYAVTDNWTVKGEYLYADLGDINWDSAAGTNIDVTLQTVKLGVNYKF, encoded by the coding sequence ATGCGTATCAAGACCGTTCTTCTCGGCGGTGCTGCTGCGGTGGCACTCGCCGGCCCGACCCTCGCCGCCGACCTGCCCTATCCCGTGAAGGCGCCGGCTGTGGCTTATGTGCCGGCCTTCAGCTGGACCGGCCTCTATCTCGGCGGCAATGTCGGCTATGGCTGGGGCGATGGCTCGGCGCCCTGGGACAACTACCTCGCCTGGCACTATGCCGGCTGGGACTCCATTGCCGCCAATGGCGGCTCGGATCCGACCGGCTGGTTCGGCGGCGGGCAGATCGGCTACAATTACCAGCTCAGCAACAATGTCGTGCTGGGCGCCGAAGCCGATTTCCAGTTCGGTTCGCTCACCGACCGGCTGAACTACACGGCGGCCGATATCGGCCTGGACGATCAGGACTTCGGCTCGATCGACACCAAGATCGAGTCCTTCGGCACCGTGCGCGCGCGCCTCGGCTATGCCATGGACCGCTTCCTGCCTTACGTCACCGGCGGTCTCGCCTGGGGCAATGTGAAGGTTTCCGAGCAGTGGTCGAGCTATACCGGCGGGGTCTACGACCCGTTCTGGTCGGGCAGCGCCTCGAAGACCGAAACGCTGTGGGGCTGGACCATCGGCGGTGGCCTCGAATATGCCGTCACCGACAACTGGACCGTGAAGGGGGAATACCTCTACGCCGATCTCGGCGACATCAACTGGGACAGCGCGGCCGGAACGAATATCGACGTCACGCTCCAGACCGTGAAGCTCGGCGTGAACTACAAGTTCTGA
- a CDS encoding LssY C-terminal domain-containing protein encodes MSALDGDTRRVLVWALVAFLVWAVAAYLLLPRLWRHHEHQPGIKHMPMVTQTKQGIPGDPINVGLVGSEDDILHAMAEAGWRPADPVTLKSSIAIVGSVLLRRPDPEAPVSPLFYGGRQQDLAFEKEVGRSADRRDHVRFWKVLDKGVEDAPVWLGSATYDRGVGVSHYTGAVTHHIGPDVDAVRGLLIDDLKAAGVVRTAYQVTGLGPTLFGRNGGGDPYYTDGEIWFARLMPNGEKNADPPTIVTPPPAVVFKDAVWKQVAGLVGAE; translated from the coding sequence ATGAGCGCGCTCGACGGGGATACGCGGCGGGTGCTGGTCTGGGCGCTCGTCGCCTTTCTGGTGTGGGCGGTGGCGGCCTATCTGCTGCTGCCCCGCCTGTGGCGGCATCACGAGCACCAGCCCGGCATCAAGCACATGCCGATGGTGACGCAGACCAAGCAGGGCATTCCCGGCGACCCGATCAATGTCGGGCTGGTCGGGAGCGAGGACGACATCCTCCATGCCATGGCGGAGGCCGGCTGGCGCCCGGCCGATCCGGTGACGCTGAAGTCGTCCATCGCCATCGTCGGCTCGGTGCTGCTGCGCCGTCCCGACCCCGAGGCGCCGGTGAGCCCGCTGTTCTATGGCGGGCGCCAGCAGGATCTCGCCTTCGAGAAGGAAGTCGGCCGCAGCGCCGACAGGCGCGACCATGTGCGGTTCTGGAAGGTGCTCGACAAGGGCGTGGAGGATGCGCCGGTGTGGCTCGGCTCGGCGACCTATGACCGGGGCGTCGGCGTCAGCCACTATACCGGCGCCGTCACCCACCATATCGGCCCGGACGTCGACGCGGTGCGCGGCCTGCTGATCGACGACCTCAAGGCCGCCGGCGTGGTACGCACGGCCTATCAGGTCACGGGTCTCGGCCCGACCCTGTTCGGCCGCAATGGCGGCGGCGATCCCTACTACACCGACGGCGAGATCTGGTTCGCCCGGCTGATGCCGAACGGCGAGAAGAACGCCGATCCGCCGACGATCGTCACCCCGCCGCCGGCGGTGGTGTTCAAGGACGCCGTGTGGAAACAGGTCGCCGGCCTCGTCGGCGCGGAGTGA
- a CDS encoding NUDIX hydrolase, with amino-acid sequence MSAEAPAVVALDRVEMSLAPEPHVFPPAERAAIDAYFAERQRANPALWNGRVLVLESFRVEGRVLTGRYTPADYAALLWLLGHRDPHGHLRNCFAMGALRGSDGGFVMARMAPWTANAGRVYFAAGTPDLADVTPEGRVDMEGSLLRELREETGIAAGEVTLAPGWTALIDARRVSLLREIVARDDSPTLAARIRAFAARDARPEIDEVIVVRGPQEVPDGAPPFMRAYLAAVWGRDRMEP; translated from the coding sequence GTGAGTGCCGAGGCGCCGGCTGTCGTCGCCCTCGACCGGGTGGAGATGAGCCTCGCGCCGGAGCCGCACGTCTTTCCTCCCGCCGAGCGCGCCGCCATCGACGCCTATTTCGCCGAGCGGCAGCGCGCCAATCCGGCGCTGTGGAACGGGCGGGTGCTGGTCCTCGAGTCATTTCGCGTCGAGGGGCGGGTGCTGACCGGGCGCTACACGCCGGCCGACTATGCCGCGCTGCTCTGGCTGCTCGGCCACCGCGACCCGCATGGCCATCTGCGCAACTGCTTCGCCATGGGCGCGCTGCGCGGGAGCGACGGCGGCTTCGTGATGGCGCGCATGGCGCCGTGGACCGCGAATGCCGGACGCGTCTACTTCGCCGCCGGCACGCCGGACCTCGCCGACGTGACGCCCGAGGGGCGCGTCGACATGGAGGGCAGCCTGCTGCGCGAATTGCGGGAGGAGACCGGCATCGCCGCCGGCGAGGTGACGCTGGCGCCGGGCTGGACCGCGCTGATCGATGCGCGCCGCGTCTCGCTGTTGCGCGAGATCGTGGCCCGTGACGACTCGCCGACGCTCGCCGCGCGCATCCGCGCCTTCGCCGCCCGCGACGCGCGGCCGGAGATCGACGAGGTGATCGTCGTGCGCGGCCCGCAGGAGGTTCCCGACGGCGCGCCACCTTTTATGCGTGCCTATCTCGCAGCCGTCTGGGGACGCGATAGAATGGAGCCGTGA